The Danaus plexippus chromosome 17, MEX_DaPlex, whole genome shotgun sequence genome contains the following window.
atagaaTTAAATGACTTGTggattatatgtataatgtatgtatggaAATATTACCGGTAATAATCAGCCATGTTGTCCAAAACACATTCTGGACGCGCGCTCAGTATTTCACATTCAACACCGTGATGGAGAGGATCTTTCAAGCCTGGACAGTTGCCAGAACAAACCGGCCAGCCACATCTGAAtgacgtataaaataaaacaaagtctaTCAAACTTTTCCAATTCCAGTTGTTTATCTTCAAATAAAGTTCGTTAAATTAACTTGCTGTTTGATTTTCTTTCAGCCAATCAACGACGTCTCCATTAATACGatgaaattatgtaatatttgagCATCAACCTTAATTAGCATCGCTTTCTAAAGCCATAAGTGTTCTACGATCgaaacttaaaattacatcaaataaattgCGTATCATCAAAATCATCATTGCGTATACGATACCTTGACGGTATTTGATagtttaatacaaacattataactTTGGTAATTGTGAGTTCTCATAGTAGAtatgtgaatttttattttattaaaaagcaataaagatattaattttttttcatttaacttatagATCGAttgcataaattttaaataaagatttgagCTTTATACTTGTAAAATGGGTGTTTATAATTGAAACGAAATTCCTTATCGCGGAATGCTCGCTCGGGTCAGGCTATTTTGGGTTTAAGCCGATCAGAGCCTGAccgaaaaaaatgtaataggtCTTGTAACAGACTGTATTTGATATGGTTGCAGCCAAGTTTAACTGAAGAAAggcgaagaaaaaaaaatgatgaataatgaccatttaaatttcttcacAGTCTcagaaatttctttcaaaattaacttctttattaaatacatattttaattattaattatcgtaaggttattcaattaaagggctttatttcaaatacagtAAATATTGTGATCATTATAATTTCCTATTTAGAATTTCTAAGAAAAGAAtcaattgataaatataccgATCTTCATTCCTATGTGGCTATTTActgtaagtttaatttattgctatatGTATGTCCCTATTGCTATGTTAAGGAGATGAAAGGTCAAACGATTAGTTGTtacaattttacttataactcTTTCACTGCTAGTTCTGAAAGGTTTTACTGGTTCTAAAATCgtctttatattgttttttctttcataattaCAGTGATGAGtctcattaaaatgtattaattccTCAATAGTTCATAACAACATGAATTAAGAATTCAAAAACCCTTGAGAAAAATCAAGATAAACATCAAACGATCTGGATCTTCTTAAATTTGTTTCGTATCTATATTTGTCCTCCGCACAATGGATATCAAAATGTGAGAACTGATATTGTGGAGATTTATCATACACTTAAATAATGACCAAAATAGGACCGAGGAAACACTGGTTTAGTGTTATGTTGTCTTTGCATAGGATGATttgtcttttaaatgaaattataatacaaactaaGAAAGagttaaaagaaaagaaatagaaaatattacctATACTATATTCAACTCAAACATATTCGAATttactgaataaatattactgtaataatgacaaaaaaattactttattgatatgaaaactttttaatatagaaataattctaGCAATCATACgatttaatgacaaaaaaagtGGGAATTAAATAGTAACTTTTCTCTAATAAAGCTAATAGCGACATCTGTTGTAAAAAAGCTTTACCATTTAAAACCATAGAAAGGTTAAGTGGTTGAAATCCAAAAAATTTCATGGAATATCGATAGACAGTTgttagaatgaaaaaaatataaagaaattaacgAAGGGAAATATAAGACAATATTATTGAcagtacattaaaatgtaaatgaaaaatttaccaACGCTAGTCTATTACCAAGTATCAAGGGAAGAGGATTTAAAGTTTGGAaaacattataagaaaataaaacatcgcTATATAATATGATCATACAAGATAAAATTCTCTACATGTGACATTCAAGTCGATTTTCTGTAATAATAACGTAATAGGTTACAAGAATGTTGAAGACAAAgagttatatattgaaaaatatatacaaactaaacatatcatcttattacattaaaaaggaATGTCTACGTGAAGTCTAAGTAAAAAGCATTTCAGTAGCTAAATACAAAGAGAAAATgacaaagaaaagaaaagataCAAAAAGTACAAAGAGTAATTTTACTGGAACAAAAATGATTGCCCTCATTTCAGAACAACCGAACCATATACATAAAGTAGGTAGATCAAAAAGAAGAACGTCACAAATAAAGTATCCCAAGACAAAGAgtctttcaatataatatgatacagAAAAGGAGAAGCTCAAAGTTTACTCACTGGGCTGGTTAATACTGAAAGCAAACAACCCATTTCTGCACgcacttttttaaattaataattaattaataaataagaaatcagAATTTAGAAAACGTAACACAAACTGAATTAAAAAGTGCTCGATATTCTAattgttataacatattaaattgatattttttcatgaaaatataaaaagactgagaatattatttgtacacACTTATTTAAAAGGAACTTTGTTGGGACCGGGGTCCTTagactattaaatataaaaatgattgtaCCTGGAGCATCTTTCACCGACATCAGTAAATATAGGTTTATAACATCCCACACACGGCATTAAAGCCTCTGGGTCAGGCATGGATTTAGGTCCATAAACAAGGGGCAACTCTGTAAGAACTACGTCATCTGGGGCAAGATCTCTTGCTGCTACTAAGTACCGACCAAGTTCCTCTGATTTTCTGATCTAATAACAATACACATctgataagaatattataaattaatagtactCGGTAGTAAAATGTCAAATAGTAATGAAATTAAGgaagttttgaattaaatttggGTTTTGAATGTctcaatatgtaaaattattattttaatataatataaatacacatgTATTCATTTGTAAGGTtaaacgattttaatattagcgCCATCTGTGAACAGGAATCTAAAACAGTACAGTGTTGGAGAACACGTGGTGAGAATCCTGTAAGATTCAAATTAAGTGAATAAGGTGGCGGTGTCATTAACTTTCTTACCTCATATTCGTTATTTCCCATGTTCTGTAAgagaaaatatcattttactttaaataaaagtataataattacagcGAGGAAATAGCTCATgcgatatattattactttaaatcaaTCTTATgatgattaatataatattattatgtacatcAGTTTTTTCCATTTTCCTAAACTTTTACTTTAACAACCATCTAAATGAGATGAAAGACTatttttctgaataaaatgttacatagACCTGGTATTTACTACCAAACCCGCCTACGTATTACATTCCTTattccaaaattatatttccttcACATTCTACTACTTAATAATAggtttaactaaatatatataaatttatgcatAGTAACGCCTTTGCTTTTGGATTATTAACAGTTaatgaaaatctttattttatacatttttttttcaaagataaGATGACGCGACATACTTCTTACtttctcatttaaaaaatctcacacaccagaataaaaattatatataaatgaaaaaagaaacattaaaaatatcatgacAAAGTAAACTTTTAAACCAaagtgaaagtaaaaaaaatacaaagtatGTACTTACTTTTAAAGATTGCACAGTACTtgaaactcaaaaaaaaacagttttagcacttataatgtttttcctttttgtgtttctaaattaaacaattatttttctatagtaAAACTTGTTAcgttgaaaacatttttcacgGCCTGCCAACGTACGAGTTTCAGTCTACAGAATGAGTCTCGGAAGCCTGTTGCGTAATTgaagcatatttttaaaagtgcaAGGTAGGCAATGACCGCTCGTTTTTTATAGCCATCAAGTAAACATtggaaaaaagttaaattatatgataataataataaatcttagtaaatataatttttttatattattattatttataaattataattcattttaaccTTTTCTACTcactcattaaaaaatttgtggTTATTATTGTAACTATCACGTGTATAATACAAACtagttaatttttactaaCGATAGAGAatgttttacaatttacatGATCTGGTCTAATTGCGTCGTGAAGCATTTACATGAACtattaaagctatttattattagtaattaatatgaGCCAAATAGTTTGCAACAGTTTGTTCACTCGTAAAGCTAAATCTTGAACATTTGTTCTTATCAAGAAGCCCTGTTTTACAAAACGTTTTTCTTGGCACGGTCGTTGAGTATTTGGTTACAAGTGATAATTACTCGCATCTATTTTAATCAAGTATTGTGTTGGGCTCGGCGCGAGACGCTCGCGAGCTATAACGTTTATCTTTAGCTAGAGTAAGAATAAATGAACACAAAAGTAGTTACATCGGTTTGTCATGTCTGCCAAAAACCAGCAGCACAAACATGCAGTGGATGCAAGATGGTATATTATTGTTCGAAGGAGCACCAAAAATTTGACTGGAAGAAGAGTCACAAGGTTGAATGTAAACCATATAAAATCCAGTATTCAGATTCCTGTGGGAGATTTATGACTGCAACAAGAGATATAAAGCAAGGGGAAGTgatcttaaaagaaaaaccAGCGGTCATCGGACCTAGAATGTATTGCAAAGTACAGTGTTTATCTTGTGGAAGACAATTAGAACCAATACCTAACGATGATGGAAACATGGATTTTATAAGATGTTCTTCTTGTAACTGGCCAGTATGTGGCATTGATTGTGAAAAAGCTGAAGTACATAGAGaagaatgtaaaataatgGTTCAGAGTAATTACAAATGtgacataaaatatgaatgtcCTGATAAATCAGAAGCAGCTTATTGCGTCATTGCACCATTAAGGGTGCTATTGATGAAGGATTCAAATCCTCGTATGTTTGAAAGTATAATGAATTTAGAGTCTCACGTTGATCAAAGAATAAATACCCCTATATATCAGGTATTAAGAcccaatttaattatgtttattagaCAAGTGCTTGGAATGaattttgatgataaaataattttggaaatATCCTccatatttgataataattcttttgatGTGAGAAATGCAGATAAGACTAAAAGGCTACGAGCTATATATCTATTAGCTTCAATGATGAACCACAGCTGCAGGCCGAATACCCGACATATATACCTAGGTGAAGACAAAACTCTAGCTCTGATAGCGACGGTTCATATTGCAAAAGGCGAAGAAATTACTGCTACTTACACTCAGCCATTGTGGGGAACGTTGGAtcgaagaaaatttttaaaaaccaataaatattttgattgtaaatgTGAGAGATGTGCTGACCCCACGGAATTCGGCACATATTTAgggaatatttattgtacgATGTGCAATAGTACGAATGCTGATGATAGTAGAAAAGGAGCCATGTTAGTGTCTACTAACCCTCTAGACGAAACTGCGCTGTGGAAATGTGAAAAGTGCGGATATTTTATTCAAGGGAGACAAATGGTATGGGGAAATAAGGCTTTAAAAGAAGAATTaagttcattaaataaaacagggCCTCAAGATTTTGAACACTTCATTGAGAAATATAAGTTAACACTTCACCCCAGAAATCATTTATTGATTCAAGCTAAACTGGCGTTAATGGAGATATATGGAAACTACAAAGGCTATTCTTTGAAAGGTTAGAACttacttacataaaaaagGCTTAATTCTTGATATTATAGTTAGATACTAGCTTTAACAAGAAAGCTTAAGGCCCATaaagtatttcaaaacaatttgtaaactaaacaactttatttccattaaaaaaCTCTCTTTCCTGTGTAATAAAGGGCTGTAACAGTTTTTCTGCATCTGTGTTATCTTtcacttaaaatttcaatgcCTGCAAAACAAGAGTGACTAAGCTTTTACCATCCAAAGCTACGTTTCCCTTTACGATAACACGGGAATAAAGTCAAGCATTAACTAGTGACGGAcgatgaaggaaaacatcgtgaggaaacctggtcttataatttcaaattataagattgaaatcgccaacccgtcttgagcaatgATTTATGCTTTAACCTTCTCCATGGGAGAAgaagcctttgctcagcagtgggctcctataggctgatgatgaacTAGTTAATAATTGCtataaactaaatacatatgaattacAGAACTTCCGGAAAATTTGCTTAATCGGAAAATAGATATTTGCAACGAGCTCTTAGAAGTCGCTGAAAAGCTGGATCCTGGCTGGTCCAGATTTCGTGGATCTATACTGTTGGAATTAGAAGCTGCGATGaccataaagataaaaaaagaatttgaaGCAGAAATGTTGACCAAAACGGAAGCACAGGTAAGACATagtcaattaaaaaacaacaacatatTAGATGTCACTAATGAAATAATCACTTTATTTAGTTTGCTTTCTTTTTAAaggttattgttaaattaatatatatgttacaataaaGTGGTGTtgaataatgaaaaagttaACCGAGAATTATTAATGACTCTCGTTGATAGATAAAATTGTTccacgttttatttttagacgtTGCGTTTCACTAATAATCCAACAACGTATTATAGACAAGGCCTTGAAtacgttatataaaacattagttaaagtgaaataaataatctcaTGGATCCATATTGTTTTGGTATTTGTTTTCaaagaaattcaatttaatttatatactttctaTAAAGGGTAACAAACTGCAATAAGTGATatagagtaaaaaatatttattatattttttacagaacCAGTTGATAGAAAATATGGTTCTACTTGAAGAAGCTACGAATATCTTGAAAATAGAACCTCACATGAACGAGGCTCTCCAAACAAAACTTCAAGAACGTTTATCAATTTTGGATAACACGAAGTGAAAGTACCCAACTTAACTATCAAAAGCTAGGTGAAATAAAAAGCTTTGGTTTAATTTCTCTATATTTAAACTGGTTAAGGGGACTTTTTGTCACaagaataactttaaaataaataaaaaaataagtttaaaagatagtcatacatttatttatgataatatactATTTCACATCCAATTtcctattacaaaaaaatttcatagtgAATAGtctaaaagtttaaaagaatgtattttttatatatacttaggaCAATGGTATAATCATAATTGgtatttgattaaatacaCGGCGACATTCGTTCAAACATGCATAACTATTAATGCTCCTATCGCCGACAATTTATGGACGAAGATGGTTGAAAAGTTTCTTTAAGTAAACACGAAGTGAGTGTCAAACTTCTTTTATGAAGTCGTGAATGCCATATTCTACAAGTGCTCAATCTTAAGTGGTGTAACTTTTGTAGGTTTAGTAGTTGCTTCGTCTACTTTAGCAATACTCAGTTCAACTGTGTGTCTATGGATATGCAGGAGATTTTTAACGATTTGAGACAATTTTCTTCGTGGTTGCGGTGTACCTTCTATGACAAATAACTTCTCATTGTTATTATGTTGCGGTGATTGgttttctttaatttcctGTTAATACAGATATAATGATAAGGTtggttaaaaatgtattgataaattaaacatttaaggaTACGTAAATTcctaatgtattttattgtttctaattGTTGTTAAGGCCTTAACAAGTCGAACAGAAATTCatgagttttttaaaattcatacaaaaattatattgaaatagaatTTCAATTAATCTTACTTTTCCGTAAACACAGCAAAGCGATCCAAATCTAAAACATGCTATACATGGAGTCCTATCCATAGCTTTTCGAAATCTGGTATTAGTAAATCCATATATAACTGGATTGATAGCGCAGTTGgcatacattaaatatgttgCTATGAACCATATTATAGAATATCCTCCATCGAccttaagcaaaacaaaaaataaacacgttGTAAGGAAAACGCATATTTCGGAGATCATGATATTCcctattaaagtaaataaaaataccgcATTTATTTCTTTCCTCAAATTATTCCTCCAATAAACGAGGACTGTGAATGGTATCCTACATATGGCAGCTGCTAAAAGAATGCAAGCTGTCACTCGCATGGTCTTCCTCTTGGCAAGAATGATCGTTCTACCACCACCTCTGGATAAAAGTTCCCGGGCTCCCCATTCTAATTTCCATATAATAGCACCATACTGAAATTAATAAGCgatatataattctaaagaTTTTTAGTTTGTATCGCTTTCAATCAATACAATTAAAAGTACAAACAGTTATGGTCATAGCTGTGAGTGGTATCCATACGAGAAGAATCACCAAAAAATGCCAGTAGATGCAGAGGAAATCGCAGTCTTCAACACAATATGTTTCCAAATAATTTTTCCATGGACGCTCCTGAAAATCATAATGtcttatttaagaataacaacatatttttcttctcaCATCATATGTAACTATGCATTTTAGTGGGTTAGATTTTTCAGGGCAGCTTAATCTGTATTAAAGTTTTGATATAGtagtgatatatatacattgattTAATTCGGGCGTTGTCGTCTTTTCTCATaaatatcgatatttttttaatgataaaggTGGCAAACCAgtagacggcctacttggtggACAGTAGCTACCGCCACCCATGCACATCCGCAGcatctctgttgcggatgcgttgccaaccttgttTTTTTAGGAATAGGGAAGGGTGGGAATAATTGAATGTcaggaaaaggtgggaatagggaaagaGCAAcaggctctctcactcatcagacgaaacgcagccattaaaggttACTTCATGCCGATCTTCTTTCACGGTCAAGCCAGGCCATGTTCGATCTGTAGTTACATAACTACAGCTAGACTACCACCTACAAAATGTGAAGCGACTCTTTATACTTTATGTCTAAAAGTAAGAGTGCCTGATAGCTAAGTTACCATTTTAATATCTCTCATTCCATTCCCATCGCTGTCTTTTTTAACTTACAGACTTATAGTAAATGACAAAGAAAGCATAATCTTTTTTAGCAATCTACAAACGTTCGTGATCGCTTACATCAAGTGAACCATGTGTTTTTTCTTCCTTCtataatataactacataCGGTAGGCTGACGTTAAAATacgctttaataataaaaatattacattatttagaaaacatACTACATATTCCCTTTTGAATATCCACGGCGTTGATAACACAATTGATAAAATCCATGAAACGAAAATCAGCTTCGGTGCTACACTTTTGGTTATTTTCGCCTCTGCAGTCAACACTGCTGCTGCAAGTCTATCGTagcaaactaaaattattgctGCTACATTGGCAAGAAGCATCGTGGCTGTAAATtatcatgaaaatttttaacattccattgtatataaaaagaaaatattataaagtttatcaatatattaaacctTTGGTTTGGTATATTGATAATCTTTATCAACAGCGTTTGTATGGGTACAAGcagatatgatataaaattttgttatttacatgTATTGCAATGTTGACAAGATGAAATTAggaatcaaaattatatactcaGTTACTTTGATACAAGAATTTACCTTGTAAAAAGCCATCAAATTTACAACCGAAGTTCTTCAAAACGTATTGTTGATAGAAGTCCCTGGCAAGCATGAGCCAGGGGCAGAATAAAAGTGTAATGAGGTCTACTGCAGCCAAGTTACCCACAAGATAATTACTCGCTGTCCACAGCCATTTGTTATTAAGAAGAATTATCAGAATAATAGAGTTAAGAAAGATGCCAGTAACCCCCACGAGGACCATGAAAGACGCCTTGAGTGTAACTTCCTCAACGGACTTCACATGCCACAAAGTATTAGGAAAGGGATATAGTGACGTATCGAGCTAGAATtatgagaaaaattttattagtcaCACTGTTGTTGGTTTGTTTctgtgattattaaaaaaaaatatttctgaaaaaTCTAAATggaattttactttattaggATATATTCAACATAATCTTCTTAATACTTTATCCtttaaactgatattttaaaaggagaccaaaaaaagtgtttattactagaaaggaaatatttttgtgaatattttacacGGTTTTCCTTAATTAGGCGAAAGttgctttaaattaactataaaaaaattaaagacgtcgaaaaaattaatgtttacaacatgaaaaaaaattgtactaaAACCACTTACTTCTTTCAAATCATCTATGGTCCAATTCGTTAGAAATCTAGGTATCCCGTAAACATGTTCTTCGTAAAATAGCATCGCGTCACAGATAGGCGGGGAAAAAGGAGAAAATTCTAGTAAGTAAAGCCAGTTATCTTTCGAAAAGCAAAACAGCTAATGAATATTTTCCTAAAAAGCTGTTAAGATAACACTGAAGCACAGTAGTCAATTACCATGAAAGCATTTTTATCATATGAATGATAATGTCAAACCAACTCGATTAGACAAGGTCATCACTCTTATGTTCTgaacaataaaatgatatataaagcTTAAAcagtaaatacaataatatttctttacttgcataataatatttcttactccatatattaaaatacataacagtTTTCGacgacaaatataaaaaatatttcacacgGTGGGTTTTGCCGGGtaatgctattttatttttattattgaactgAGGGCACTTAAAAAGCCATCAAAAAGAAACCTTGATATTTTTTGGCTATTATAGTTACTTACTTTTCTTAAACGGAGCGCCATCTTCTAGTTTCGTCTGGTATTACTATCTTAGATTAGACGTACCCTGGCATGGTAGCACAACAGGTGGATATAAATTTCAGCAAATTCATACGAGATGGCTCtccgaatatatttttttatataattaaccgaATATCATTTTAACTGTATTCGACAATGATTTCGATCgagcatttaaattttgatatgcgGAATTACTATTTacagatttatatacaaaagtgGCCTTCGATATTCAATTATAGCCAACTAAATACATACGACATCAAAAATAGATTAAGTAATGTTAACAAGCTCGATAAAAAAATGCAGAGAAAATAGTAATACAAAGGAGCgagaacaataaattatatgaatttctaGATGCTATATCCACAATGTCA
Protein-coding sequences here:
- the LOC116771452 gene encoding G-protein coupled receptor 54, whose product is MLFYEEHVYGIPRFLTNWTIDDLKELDTSLYPFPNTLWHVKSVEEVTLKASFMVLVGVTGIFLNSIILIILLNNKWLWTASNYLVGNLAAVDLITLLFCPWLMLARDFYQQYVLKNFGCKFDGFLQATMLLANVAAIILVCYDRLAAAVLTAEAKITKSVAPKLIFVSWILSIVLSTPWIFKREYVERPWKNYLETYCVEDCDFLCIYWHFLVILLVWIPLTAMTITYGAIIWKLEWGARELLSRGGGRTIILAKRKTMRVTACILLAAAICRIPFTVLVYWRNNLRKEINAVDGGYSIIWFIATYLMYANCAINPVIYGFTNTRFRKAMDRTPCIACFRFGSLCCVYGKEIKENQSPQHNNNEKLFVIEGTPQPRRKLSQIVKNLLHIHRHTVELSIAKVDEATTKPTKVTPLKIEHL
- the LOC116771247 gene encoding SET domain-containing protein SmydA-8, with the translated sequence MNTKVVTSVCHVCQKPAAQTCSGCKMVYYCSKEHQKFDWKKSHKVECKPYKIQYSDSCGRFMTATRDIKQGEVILKEKPAVIGPRMYCKVQCLSCGRQLEPIPNDDGNMDFIRCSSCNWPVCGIDCEKAEVHREECKIMVQSNYKCDIKYECPDKSEAAYCVIAPLRVLLMKDSNPRMFESIMNLESHVDQRINTPIYQVLRPNLIMFIRQVLGMNFDDKIILEISSIFDNNSFDVRNADKTKRLRAIYLLASMMNHSCRPNTRHIYLGEDKTLALIATVHIAKGEEITATYTQPLWGTLDRRKFLKTNKYFDCKCERCADPTEFGTYLGNIYCTMCNSTNADDSRKGAMLVSTNPLDETALWKCEKCGYFIQGRQMVWGNKALKEELSSLNKTGPQDFEHFIEKYKLTLHPRNHLLIQAKLALMEIYGNYKGYSLKELPENLLNRKIDICNELLEVAEKLDPGWSRFRGSILLELEAAMTIKIKKEFEAEMLTKTEAQNQLIENMVLLEEATNILKIEPHMNEALQTKLQERLSILDNTK